In Flammeovirgaceae bacterium 311, one DNA window encodes the following:
- a CDS encoding CheB methylesterase (COG2201 Chemotaxis response regulator containing a CheY-like receiver domain and a methylesterase domain): MHVAETGVGSFLVHKLQQLSQLPCVLAEDGAPIQKGHIYIAQPGKHLIVSKEGIKLGVGPAENRWKPSIDILFRSAAAAFDSRSVGIVLTGYLHDGTSGMIAINNSGGTCIVQDPNEAEYPDMPLSVLNHVEVNFCVSLMKMGAVLEEVLQQEVQHKSVPEYVKTEAAIAERLATGINVL, from the coding sequence ATGCATGTAGCAGAAACAGGCGTTGGCAGCTTTCTGGTGCACAAGCTGCAACAGCTTAGTCAACTGCCCTGTGTACTGGCGGAAGACGGGGCTCCTATTCAGAAGGGGCATATTTATATAGCCCAACCCGGCAAGCATTTAATTGTAAGTAAAGAAGGGATAAAATTAGGAGTGGGACCTGCTGAAAACCGCTGGAAGCCCTCCATTGATATTCTTTTCCGTTCTGCCGCGGCTGCTTTCGATAGCCGCTCAGTAGGCATTGTGCTCACAGGTTACCTGCACGATGGTACTTCCGGCATGATTGCCATCAACAATAGTGGGGGTACCTGTATTGTGCAAGACCCTAATGAAGCGGAGTATCCTGATATGCCACTTTCTGTGCTGAACCATGTGGAGGTGAATTTTTGTGTATCGCTGATGAAAATGGGCGCAGTACTGGAGGAAGTGCTGCAGCAGGAAGTGCAGCATAAATCAGTTCCGGAATATGTGAAAACAGAGGCGGCCATTGCAGAAAGGTTAGCCACGGGCATTAATGTGCTGTGA
- a CDS encoding response regulator receiver (COG0784 FOG: CheY-like receiver), whose protein sequence is MTSKVILLVDDDPLFLMLTRKLLEDQTYLQRIDVLSSAEELIRYFQELRATGASFPHAVFIDIDMPLMSGLELAEQIHADFLRQQPQTKLFILSSSISQRDRQTAENLQSVAGYMEKPLLPDKLKEALGMEKRQPGDRDFINRPAKHHWLPF, encoded by the coding sequence ATGACCAGTAAAGTTATTCTGCTTGTTGACGACGACCCGCTCTTCCTGATGCTTACCCGCAAGCTGCTGGAAGACCAGACCTACCTGCAACGCATCGATGTCCTGAGCTCGGCGGAGGAATTAATACGCTATTTTCAGGAGCTGAGAGCAACAGGTGCTTCTTTTCCTCATGCCGTTTTCATCGACATCGATATGCCCCTGATGAGCGGCCTGGAGCTGGCCGAACAAATCCATGCCGATTTCCTGCGCCAGCAGCCCCAGACAAAACTCTTTATTCTGTCGTCTTCCATCAGCCAGCGCGATCGGCAAACAGCTGAAAACCTGCAGTCAGTTGCGGGCTATATGGAAAAGCCCCTTTTGCCCGATAAACTTAAAGAGGCCTTAGGCATGGAAAAGAGGCAGCCTGGCGACAGGGATTTTATAAATAGACCGGCCAAACACCATTGGCTGCCGTTTTAA
- a CDS encoding signal transduction histidine kinase with CheB and CheR activity (COG2201 Chemotaxis response regulator containing a CheY-like receiver domain and a methylesterase domain) yields the protein MGAGFIMTNSKETYIVGIGASAGGIDALKQFFRALPDHPPAVFVVIQHLSPHYESNLHKILEDYTSMPVTKVTEETAVEPGHVYVIPEKKQLRLRDSSIIPEERPIQKVINLAMDVFFEAMAMTYGERSIGIVLSGTGSDGARGVQIIKSRGGVVMVQSPQSASFDSMPTIAITSDSPDYIASPEILAKELYAYIKNPGLLDKEKLAKEHSSQRDILQDIILDVSSYSGINFRGYKLGTIIRRVEKRIKVSHLSDLQEYEYFLRHNPKEMQQLYYDLLIGVTRFFRDPEVFKSLEETVIPQICQNSRGLEPIRIWTVACSSGEEAYSLAILFDEYMNRHNLNLEYKIFATDIDQRAIEIASAGRYSAAIEEDVSPERLNRYFNKLGEYYEVKKDIRRQIIFSRHNLIGDPPFIRQDLITCRNLFIYLLDELQNKVLQTFNYSLKSEGYLLLGATESVNEQENLFQTLDVRNKIFRNKVSGNLRPHRPTAYQLSEPQHHLHNMQIYRNWAHTTTPHEQYADMLVECFAPPALVINQQEDVLYTAGNLQRYLHFPNKRVNLSIYSMLRGKLILVFRNALRQLANGGNDIIFKDCQVESENKQTLLVDLKFSILENSRPEPVERLYLVEFWEIEAAAAQATPSRVIEQDSYSKTEIENLEQELKVARRQLRITTDELETINEEMQSANEELQSANEELQSTNEELQSSNEELQTVNVELKNKIDVVTVLHDDINNLFNSTQLAAIFLDSSTNIRKFTPPAKHYFNLRETDVGRPIGHYSYNFIHPNIIEDVEKVLEQFLPVEREVEHNDGSFSIMRILPYKTESRQVKGVVITFTDITELKLSNNKLLKLTEEVLANERHLKSLLDHTPDFIVRYDRQLRYSFVNKALLEASGLGYKDFIGRERVGLKMLKEDKETRQLMQEVLEKREVRDYYYTYPLANGQEKHFYVKLVPEFSEEEPTVISILSVSTDITDLKMAEQKLLNKNKILSKIYDRMDNFVHAIAHDLRTPMVNLKMLADLFKISQQEEEREEYVRLIGNSVNKLDNTLNGLIKIIEVANDSDVNYREIAFEDALRNVLQEFKGALREYEVQLETHFEDCSTITYADVYLNSILQNLISNAIKYRHPQRTPHIILRTTCSPEYVILTIADNGQGFDMEAVQNSLFKPFKRFHEQASGMGVGLYIIKHMVERNGGRIDVESRLHEGTKFTLYLKPYDQ from the coding sequence TTGGGCGCAGGCTTTATCATGACAAACAGTAAAGAGACATATATAGTTGGAATTGGTGCCTCGGCAGGCGGCATTGATGCGCTTAAGCAGTTTTTCCGGGCCCTGCCCGATCATCCTCCCGCTGTTTTTGTGGTGATACAGCACCTATCGCCCCACTACGAAAGCAACCTGCACAAAATACTGGAAGATTACACCAGCATGCCGGTGACCAAAGTCACTGAAGAAACAGCCGTTGAACCAGGGCATGTGTATGTGATCCCTGAAAAAAAACAACTGAGGCTGCGCGATTCCAGTATTATCCCGGAAGAGCGTCCGATCCAGAAGGTGATCAACCTGGCCATGGATGTATTTTTTGAGGCCATGGCCATGACCTATGGCGAAAGATCTATTGGCATTGTGCTCTCCGGCACTGGTTCTGATGGCGCTCGTGGCGTACAGATCATTAAATCGCGCGGCGGGGTGGTGATGGTGCAAAGTCCGCAATCGGCCAGCTTCGACAGCATGCCCACAATAGCCATTACCTCCGACAGCCCCGATTATATAGCCAGCCCTGAGATTTTGGCGAAAGAGCTGTATGCGTATATTAAAAACCCGGGCCTGCTGGACAAAGAAAAACTAGCCAAAGAACACTCCAGCCAGCGCGATATTCTGCAGGACATCATCCTGGATGTCAGCAGTTATTCAGGCATTAACTTCAGAGGTTATAAACTGGGCACCATCATCAGGCGTGTTGAAAAACGCATCAAAGTAAGCCACCTCTCCGACCTGCAGGAGTACGAATATTTTTTGCGCCACAATCCTAAAGAAATGCAGCAGCTCTACTATGACCTGCTGATTGGTGTTACGCGCTTTTTCAGAGATCCCGAGGTTTTCAAAAGCCTGGAGGAAACCGTTATTCCGCAAATATGCCAAAACAGCAGGGGGCTGGAACCCATTAGAATCTGGACAGTAGCCTGCTCCTCCGGCGAAGAAGCTTACTCCCTGGCCATTCTCTTTGATGAGTACATGAACAGGCACAACCTGAACCTGGAGTACAAGATCTTTGCCACCGACATTGACCAACGTGCCATAGAAATTGCCAGTGCCGGCCGCTATTCTGCAGCCATTGAAGAGGATGTAAGCCCTGAACGCCTGAACAGGTATTTCAACAAGCTGGGCGAGTATTATGAAGTAAAAAAAGATATCCGCAGGCAAATCATTTTCTCCAGGCACAACCTGATCGGAGATCCCCCATTCATTCGGCAGGACCTCATTACCTGCCGAAACCTGTTTATTTACCTGCTGGATGAGTTACAAAACAAAGTACTGCAAACCTTTAACTACTCCCTGAAGTCTGAAGGATACCTGCTGCTGGGAGCTACCGAATCGGTGAACGAACAGGAGAACCTTTTCCAAACCCTTGATGTGCGCAACAAGATCTTCAGGAATAAGGTAAGCGGAAACCTTAGGCCACACCGGCCCACGGCTTACCAGCTAAGCGAACCCCAGCACCACCTGCACAATATGCAAATTTACCGGAACTGGGCGCACACCACCACACCCCATGAGCAGTATGCCGATATGCTGGTAGAGTGCTTTGCACCACCTGCTCTTGTCATCAACCAGCAGGAAGATGTACTCTATACCGCCGGCAACCTGCAGCGCTACCTGCACTTCCCCAATAAGCGCGTAAACCTTAGTATATACAGTATGTTACGCGGCAAACTGATCCTGGTATTCCGCAATGCCCTGCGCCAGCTGGCCAATGGTGGAAACGATATTATATTCAAAGACTGCCAGGTGGAAAGCGAGAACAAGCAGACCCTGCTTGTTGACCTGAAATTCAGCATCCTGGAAAATTCGCGCCCCGAGCCTGTTGAAAGGCTCTACCTGGTAGAGTTCTGGGAGATAGAAGCGGCTGCAGCTCAGGCCACGCCCTCCAGGGTAATTGAACAGGATAGTTACTCCAAAACCGAGATCGAAAACCTGGAACAGGAACTAAAAGTAGCCCGGCGCCAGCTGCGCATCACCACCGACGAGCTGGAAACGATTAATGAAGAGATGCAGTCGGCCAACGAAGAGCTGCAAAGCGCTAACGAAGAGCTGCAAAGTACCAATGAAGAGCTGCAGTCGAGCAACGAAGAGTTGCAGACGGTAAATGTAGAGCTTAAGAACAAGATTGATGTGGTTACCGTACTGCACGACGACATCAACAACCTGTTCAACAGCACCCAGCTGGCAGCAATCTTTCTGGATAGCAGCACCAACATCCGCAAGTTTACTCCCCCGGCCAAGCACTATTTCAACCTGCGCGAAACCGATGTGGGTCGGCCCATTGGCCACTACAGCTACAATTTTATACATCCTAACATTATAGAAGATGTAGAAAAGGTGCTGGAGCAGTTTTTACCTGTAGAGCGCGAGGTGGAGCATAATGATGGCAGCTTCAGCATTATGCGCATACTGCCTTACAAAACCGAAAGCCGCCAGGTAAAAGGGGTGGTCATTACCTTTACCGACATCACAGAACTAAAGCTAAGCAATAACAAACTGCTGAAGCTTACCGAGGAGGTGCTGGCCAATGAGCGGCACCTGAAGTCGCTGCTGGACCATACTCCCGATTTTATTGTGCGCTATGACCGCCAGCTGCGCTACTCTTTTGTAAACAAGGCCCTGCTGGAGGCCAGTGGCCTTGGCTACAAAGACTTTATTGGCCGGGAGCGCGTAGGCCTGAAAATGCTGAAGGAAGACAAAGAAACCCGACAGCTGATGCAGGAGGTACTGGAAAAGCGCGAGGTGCGCGATTACTACTACACCTATCCCCTTGCTAATGGTCAGGAAAAGCACTTTTATGTAAAGCTGGTACCTGAGTTTAGCGAAGAGGAGCCCACGGTAATCAGTATCCTGTCCGTTTCTACCGATATTACCGATCTGAAAATGGCCGAGCAAAAACTGCTCAACAAAAACAAGATCCTTTCTAAAATCTACGACCGCATGGACAACTTTGTGCATGCCATTGCCCATGACCTGCGCACCCCCATGGTGAACCTGAAAATGCTGGCCGACCTATTTAAAATAAGCCAGCAGGAAGAGGAGCGCGAAGAATACGTCAGGCTGATTGGCAATTCGGTGAACAAACTGGACAATACGCTGAACGGACTGATCAAAATTATTGAAGTAGCCAACGACAGTGATGTCAACTACCGGGAAATAGCCTTTGAGGATGCTCTTAGAAATGTACTTCAAGAATTTAAGGGCGCCCTGCGGGAGTATGAAGTACAGCTCGAAACCCATTTTGAAGACTGCTCTACCATTACGTATGCCGATGTATACCTGAACAGTATTCTGCAAAACCTTATCAGCAATGCTATTAAGTACCGGCATCCGCAGCGTACGCCACACATCATCCTGCGCACCACCTGTAGCCCCGAATATGTTATCCTCACCATAGCCGATAATGGGCAGGGGTTTGATATGGAGGCTGTGCAAAACAGTCTGTTTAAGCCTTTCAAGCGCTTTCATGAGCAGGCTAGTGGCATGGGTGTTGGTTTGTACATTATTAAACACATGGTGGAGCGGAATGGCGGTAGGATTGACGTAGAAAGCCGGCTGCATGAAGGCACCAAATTTACCCTATATTTAAAACCTTATGACCAGTAA
- a CDS encoding ABC transporter (COG1132 ABC-type multidrug transport system, ATPase and permease components) encodes MAKRRDPLKPEEKRKLSKENLGKLAGIFHYIMPYRWLFAAGITALALSSLGLLTFPYVAARLIDAATGTDEWYIRGVNQIALLLLGILLIQAVFSFLRVYFFAQVSERSMADLRRSLYGRFVSLPMSFYDSQRTGELLSRITSDVSQLQDTFTVTLAEFVRQVLTLTVGTSIIFYFTPKLALFMLATFPIIVVLGMLFGNFIRRLSKQIQDELATANIVVEETLQSISMVKAFTSERYETQRYSTALNRVVATALKAAGYRGAFISFIISILFGGMVAVVWYGALLVQSGEMQVGDLLAFIMYMMFIGGSIAGLGDLYGQLQKAIGASERVLQIIAMPGEMTLEEPIQRLPISGSIEYRNIGFSYPTRPETEVLQNLRLRIGSGDKVALVGHSGAGKSTIVQLLLRFYEPEQGQILVDGQNINTYDLSAYRANLGIVPQEVILFGGSIRENIAYGRPNATEAEIREAARKANALQFIENFPEGFSTLVGERGVKLSGGQRQRIAIARAILKDPKILILDEATSSLDAESEHLVQTALDELMHGRTTIIIAHRLATIRKADRIYVISGGQIVESGTHEELLHQTEGTYANLVRLQLQEEE; translated from the coding sequence ATGGCAAAGAGACGGGACCCCCTAAAACCCGAAGAGAAACGTAAGCTAAGCAAGGAAAACCTTGGCAAGCTGGCAGGCATTTTTCATTACATCATGCCTTATCGCTGGCTTTTTGCTGCAGGCATTACCGCCCTGGCCTTATCGAGCCTGGGTTTATTAACCTTTCCCTATGTAGCAGCCCGCCTTATTGATGCCGCCACAGGTACAGATGAGTGGTATATCAGGGGTGTTAACCAGATCGCTTTGCTGCTGCTTGGCATTCTGCTGATACAGGCCGTATTTTCATTTCTGCGGGTATACTTTTTTGCACAGGTAAGCGAGCGGAGTATGGCCGATCTCAGGCGCAGCCTCTATGGCCGCTTTGTAAGCCTGCCCATGAGCTTTTACGACAGCCAGCGCACCGGAGAACTGCTAAGCCGTATTACCTCCGATGTATCGCAATTACAGGATACCTTTACCGTAACGCTGGCAGAGTTTGTTCGCCAGGTGCTCACCTTAACCGTAGGTACCAGCATTATCTTCTACTTTACACCCAAGCTGGCCCTCTTTATGCTGGCCACCTTCCCGATCATCGTGGTGCTGGGCATGCTGTTTGGTAATTTTATCAGGAGGCTTAGCAAACAGATACAGGATGAGCTTGCCACAGCCAACATAGTGGTAGAAGAAACCCTGCAGTCCATCAGCATGGTGAAAGCCTTTACCAGCGAGCGCTACGAAACACAACGCTACAGCACTGCCCTTAACCGGGTGGTGGCAACAGCCCTGAAGGCGGCTGGTTACAGGGGTGCCTTTATTTCATTCATCATCAGCATACTCTTTGGCGGTATGGTGGCCGTGGTGTGGTACGGTGCCCTGCTGGTACAAAGCGGAGAAATGCAGGTAGGGGACCTGCTGGCCTTTATCATGTACATGATGTTTATTGGTGGCTCCATTGCCGGGCTGGGCGATTTATACGGGCAGCTGCAAAAAGCCATTGGCGCCTCAGAACGGGTGCTACAAATTATTGCAATGCCTGGCGAAATGACCCTGGAAGAACCCATACAACGCCTGCCAATCAGCGGCAGCATTGAGTACCGGAACATTGGCTTCTCCTACCCCACCCGCCCCGAGACAGAAGTACTGCAGAACCTCCGCCTGCGCATTGGCAGCGGCGATAAGGTGGCGCTGGTGGGCCATAGCGGTGCCGGCAAATCTACAATTGTGCAGCTGCTGCTGCGTTTTTATGAGCCGGAGCAGGGGCAAATTCTGGTAGACGGCCAGAACATCAATACCTATGATCTTAGTGCTTACCGGGCAAACCTGGGCATTGTGCCCCAGGAGGTTATCCTGTTCGGGGGCAGCATCCGTGAAAATATAGCTTATGGACGCCCCAATGCTACAGAAGCAGAAATACGCGAGGCAGCCCGCAAAGCCAATGCACTGCAATTTATCGAAAACTTCCCCGAAGGCTTTAGTACCCTAGTAGGCGAGCGTGGCGTAAAGCTTAGCGGAGGTCAGCGGCAACGTATTGCCATTGCCCGCGCTATTCTGAAAGATCCTAAAATCCTGATCCTGGACGAAGCCACCTCATCGCTCGATGCCGAAAGTGAGCACCTGGTACAAACCGCTCTTGATGAGCTTATGCACGGACGTACCACCATCATCATTGCACATCGGCTGGCTACCATTCGCAAAGCAGATCGTATTTATGTGATCAGTGGCGGCCAAATTGTAGAAAGCGGCACCCACGAAGAGCTGCTGCATCAAACCGAAGGCACCTATGCCAACCTGGTACGCCTGCAGCTGCAGGAAGAAGAGTGA
- a CDS encoding uspa domain-containing protein (COG0589 Universal stress protein UspA and related nucleotide-binding proteins) has protein sequence MEDKFIVNKILVSLDLSQMDEVLIRFSCYTARMMNSDKVYFMHISTNLDMPKELREKWGNILAPVDENIMHGVKQQVNSLFEPLTGCETIVEVHEGNPTDKLIKLAQQKDVDLLLLGHKNGMKGSGAIPMKVVKAANRSVLLVPEVLPRKMDKILVPVDFSEHSLQALRQALKVQENSQIPLEVKCQHVYDLPTGWHTTGKSMEEFAGIMLQHAQNNYQKFIKKLPEHYHSIPCVFTLDDNHDPVKEIFDQAVQEQADLIVIGSRGKTAAAAALMGSVAERLAECNKSIPLLIVKNKNENIGFLQALFRI, from the coding sequence ATGGAAGACAAATTTATAGTCAATAAAATTCTGGTAAGCCTCGATCTTTCTCAGATGGATGAGGTACTGATTCGCTTTTCGTGCTACACCGCACGTATGATGAATAGCGATAAGGTGTATTTTATGCACATATCCACCAATCTGGATATGCCAAAAGAGCTGCGGGAAAAATGGGGGAATATCCTGGCTCCGGTAGATGAAAATATAATGCATGGTGTAAAGCAACAGGTAAATAGCTTATTTGAGCCCCTCACAGGCTGCGAAACTATTGTAGAAGTACATGAAGGGAACCCTACTGATAAATTGATTAAGCTTGCCCAGCAAAAAGATGTAGACCTGCTGCTGCTTGGGCATAAAAATGGGATGAAGGGGAGCGGTGCCATTCCCATGAAAGTAGTGAAAGCTGCCAACCGGTCTGTGCTGCTGGTGCCTGAAGTGTTACCCCGAAAAATGGATAAAATTTTAGTGCCAGTTGATTTTTCAGAACATTCCCTGCAGGCACTCAGGCAAGCGCTAAAGGTTCAGGAAAACTCACAAATTCCGCTTGAGGTTAAATGCCAGCATGTATATGATCTGCCTACAGGCTGGCATACTACCGGTAAAAGTATGGAAGAGTTTGCCGGCATTATGTTGCAGCATGCTCAAAATAATTACCAGAAGTTCATTAAGAAGCTTCCGGAGCATTATCATAGTATTCCCTGTGTATTTACCCTTGATGATAACCATGACCCGGTCAAGGAGATTTTTGACCAGGCTGTTCAGGAGCAGGCCGATTTGATTGTGATAGGATCAAGAGGCAAAACCGCTGCTGCCGCTGCACTGATGGGCAGCGTGGCCGAGCGCCTGGCAGAATGTAATAAGAGCATTCCTTTGCTGATCGTGAAAAACAAGAATGAGAATATAGGATTTCTGCAGGCCCTGTTCAGAATATAG
- a CDS encoding hypothetical protein (COG3650 Predicted membrane protein) produces MRQATNYLLRGYTGMKQLLILCLALYLACACDNRTSPAERENTDTLPPREATDPVPEPPTLPDTSSEEASSSSNEQNELYYRISGTEPFWSLNIGSTYLTYRSMEGDSLSFPYNSPKRAAGRTDDWAQLYQLGNQGWVLLRRGNTPCSDGMSDHDYAYTATVWLKGQLLDGCGEKKN; encoded by the coding sequence ATGAGGCAGGCAACCAATTATCTGCTAAGGGGTTATACAGGCATGAAACAGCTGCTAATCTTATGCCTGGCTCTGTACCTGGCATGTGCCTGCGACAACAGAACATCTCCGGCAGAGCGGGAGAACACCGACACCCTGCCGCCACGCGAAGCTACCGATCCGGTACCTGAGCCTCCTACGCTACCCGATACCAGTAGTGAAGAAGCCAGCAGCAGCTCCAATGAGCAAAATGAATTATATTATCGTATAAGCGGAACCGAACCTTTCTGGAGCCTGAATATCGGGAGTACCTACCTTACTTACCGTTCTATGGAAGGAGACTCGCTCAGCTTTCCGTATAACAGCCCCAAAAGAGCTGCCGGCCGCACCGACGACTGGGCACAGCTTTACCAGCTGGGCAATCAGGGCTGGGTACTTCTACGCAGGGGCAACACGCCCTGCTCTGATGGTATGAGCGACCATGACTATGCCTACACCGCTACGGTTTGGCTAAAAGGCCAGCTGCTGGATGGCTGCGGAGAAAAAAAGAATTAA
- a CDS encoding putative prophage LambdaCh01, repressor protein (COG1396 Predicted transcriptional regulators) has protein sequence MSYIGRNIKRIRAVKKLSQAAFAELFDLARPSVGAYEEGRSEPKIDTIITIAQHFGLSIDALLRKELTVNELYSLDILKGEFDPTQLPPALGKSSKYEQEQTASPDKISRTQGGGLAFVSKAMRLEYIVNLNNRDFHSRLPKVALPEALQDKTRAFEHSGGEMLTDGGGLKDGDILTAIPAQKEKPARLHEGCIYIVVTAKELLIRRLKKAAEKELVFEADNPTVGTVAVIPEELLELWEVKGCWSTQLQQPSLLEHKLLVLEEQLRLLKDRVGNLEGGA, from the coding sequence ATGTCATATATCGGCAGGAACATTAAGCGTATCCGGGCAGTCAAAAAACTGTCGCAGGCAGCCTTTGCAGAGCTGTTCGATTTGGCCCGGCCAAGTGTAGGAGCCTACGAAGAAGGACGTTCAGAGCCTAAAATCGATACTATTATTACCATTGCTCAGCATTTCGGGCTTTCCATAGATGCACTCCTGCGCAAAGAGCTAACGGTAAATGAACTCTACAGCCTCGATATCCTCAAAGGAGAGTTTGACCCTACACAGCTTCCGCCTGCTTTGGGAAAAAGCTCAAAGTATGAGCAGGAGCAAACTGCCTCTCCGGACAAAATTAGCAGAACCCAGGGAGGGGGTCTGGCTTTTGTCAGTAAAGCCATGCGGCTGGAGTATATTGTCAACCTGAATAACAGGGACTTCCATAGCCGGCTACCAAAAGTAGCACTGCCTGAGGCACTGCAGGATAAAACCAGGGCGTTTGAACACAGCGGCGGAGAAATGCTCACAGATGGAGGCGGCCTGAAAGACGGGGACATCCTTACGGCCATACCAGCTCAGAAGGAAAAGCCCGCCCGCCTGCATGAAGGATGTATCTATATAGTGGTAACTGCTAAGGAGCTGCTGATACGCCGGCTAAAAAAAGCAGCCGAGAAAGAGTTGGTGTTTGAGGCAGACAATCCTACAGTGGGGACTGTTGCAGTTATACCGGAAGAGCTGCTGGAGCTTTGGGAGGTAAAAGGCTGCTGGAGCACCCAGCTGCAGCAACCCAGCCTGCTGGAACATAAATTGCTGGTGCTGGAAGAGCAGCTACGCCTGCTGAAAGACAGGGTAGGCAACCTTGAGGGGGGAGCATAA
- a CDS encoding pspA/IM30 family protein (COG1842 Phage shock protein A (IM30), suppresses sigma54-dependent transcription), translated as MNIFRRLFKIGQAETHSAIDQLENPIRLTEQGIRDMKEDLDKSLQALAEVKAMAIRSRSESEDYQQKAQDYEHKAIQLLKKAQAGEMDSAEADRLAGEALLRKEEKVKLSEGSKRDVERFEGSVRQLEGNIRTIRANIATWENELKTLKARVKVSSATKSLNKQLAQIDSSSTVSMLERMRDKVAQEEALAESYGQIANESRSIDEEIEKALNDGPKSAKTAGELAALKDRLGINKPAAEGNM; from the coding sequence ATGAACATCTTCAGAAGACTTTTTAAGATTGGTCAGGCGGAAACGCATTCTGCCATCGACCAGCTGGAGAACCCCATTCGCTTAACCGAGCAGGGCATCCGCGACATGAAGGAAGATCTCGATAAGAGCCTGCAGGCGCTTGCAGAAGTGAAGGCCATGGCCATCAGGTCGCGCAGCGAAAGCGAAGACTATCAGCAAAAAGCCCAGGATTACGAGCATAAAGCTATTCAGCTGCTTAAAAAAGCACAGGCTGGCGAAATGGACAGCGCTGAAGCAGATCGTTTAGCAGGAGAGGCCCTGCTGCGCAAAGAGGAAAAAGTAAAGCTAAGCGAAGGCAGCAAGCGTGATGTAGAGCGTTTTGAAGGCAGTGTACGCCAGCTGGAGGGTAACATTCGCACCATCCGGGCCAATATTGCTACCTGGGAGAATGAATTGAAAACCCTTAAAGCCCGTGTAAAAGTGAGCTCTGCCACCAAAAGCCTTAACAAGCAGCTTGCCCAGATCGATAGCAGCAGCACTGTTTCCATGCTGGAGCGCATGCGCGATAAAGTAGCCCAGGAAGAAGCTCTGGCAGAAAGCTACGGCCAGATTGCAAACGAAAGCCGCAGCATTGATGAGGAGATTGAAAAAGCCCTTAACGACGGACCGAAATCAGCCAAAACTGCCGGTGAACTAGCAGCGCTGAAAGACAGACTTGGAATTAATAAGCCGGCTGCTGAAGGCAATATGTAG